The proteins below come from a single Zea mays cultivar B73 chromosome 8, Zm-B73-REFERENCE-NAM-5.0, whole genome shotgun sequence genomic window:
- the LOC103636335 gene encoding disease resistance protein RPP13-like has protein sequence MAETAITTVLAKVAELVAWEAAVLLEVGDDVRLLRDKLEWLHTFIRDADRRRRRRDDEFVAVWVRQTRDVAFEAEDALDDFLHRAGRRKAALGSRCALGCWWPGGCAGQVALRHDLSGRIRQIRKRLDKISENRADYNIEHTPAPAWAACSSSATTLAAWDDLEEYTVGLDKYSDMLKEQLLDDSVPARALVAIAGESSIGKTTLARKVYQSLEVRNHFEIRTWTVLPHKCRAADVLRDIHEQMTSQLRRTPSASNSKQAVEDACDDKAFGPGKDISNQLYRSMTGRRYLVVIDGSVAVTDWNSLRASLPDEGNGSRVLLITDLEGLEVVGHAQAGHTYDPIELTRLSPESTYEVFRRRVFGARGDCPGRYKSRYYQDVFRITRGLPLSIVVLAGILRSKELPAEWDEVMAQLAPPAREQQRGGSGGSSNSWPRIMSRAFDDLPHHLKSCFLYLAAMRESTPVDAQRLVRLWVAEGFVRPRRGSTMEEVGQGYLKELISRCMVQLVDKDDFGAVLTVVVHDRLHAFAQDEAQEASFIESHDSTDVLAPATVRRLAVLNSTTDRYVQLSNALPKLRSIICDLVEGRRVRSSNFIRTSDLSFLHASKFLRVIDIQGLELKRLPNEIGSMIHLRYLGLRCGHLEKLPSTIGNLVNLQSLILGGRHVLEVPAAFWRIATLRHVVARFALPSRALGNLHSLQTLHGVQPRGWGGDYNPLGKAANLRSLELGELTSEHADALEAALENLDLLEHLALRGDPLPSSVFSVPSLRRLQSLRLMGAMDEPEGPSCAEDVRYIRPNLTRLSMWNTEVGQKFVDMLAELPSLAELTMMYDSYDGDRLAFVETGFPSLQKLKLGLPELEEWTVAPGSMPGLGTLTLCRCARMQMLPEALAGMRELEEVVLYSMPDIVSRIKEDEGQDYHKVKHVPVIQTIY, from the exons ATGGCggagacggcgatcacgacgGTGCTGGCCAAAGTGGCGGAGCTGGTGGCGTGGGAGGCGGCTGTGCTGCTGGAGGTGGGCGACGACGTGCGCCTCCTCCGGGACAAGCTCGAGTGGCTCCACACCTTCATCCGCGACGccgaccgccgccgccgccgccgcgacgACGAGTTCGTCGCCGTCTGGGTGCGCCAGACCCGCGACGTCGCCTTCGAGGCCGAGGACGCGCTGGACGACTTCCTACACCGCGCTGGGCGGAGGAAGGCCGCGCTGGGCTCCCGGTGCGCGCTCGGGTGCTGGTGGCCCGGCGGGTGCGCCGGCCAGGTCGCGCTCCGCCACGACCTCTCGGGGCGTATCCGCCAGATCAGGAAGCGGCTCGATAAGATCTCCGAGAACCGCGCCGACTACAACATCGAGCACACGCCCGCGCCGGCCTGGGCCGCTtgctcctcctccgccaccacccTCGCTGCCTG GGACGATCTAGAGGAGTACACGGTCGGCCTGGACAAGTACAGCGACATGCTTAAGGAGCAGCTCCTCGACGACTCCgtccccgcgcgcgcgctcgtggCCATCGCCGGCGAGAGCAGCATTGGCAAGACGACGCTCGCGCGGAAGGTGTACCAGAGCCTCGAGGTCCGCAACCACTTCGAGATCCGCACGTGGACGGTGCTCCCGCACAAGTGCCGCGCCGCCGACGTTCTCCGCGACATCCACGAGCAGATGACCTCCCAGCTGCGGCGGACCCCGTCCGCGTCCAACTCCAAGCAGGCCGTGGAAGACGCCTGCGATGACAAAGCCTTCGGGCCGGGAAAGGACATCAGCAACCAGCTGTACAGGAGCATGACGGGGAGGCGGTACCTCGTGGTCATCGACGGCAGCGTTGCCGTCACGGACTGGAACAGCCTACGAGCTTCCCTCCCCGACGAGGGCAACGGCAGCAGGGTGCTTCTGATCACGGACTTGGAAGGCCTGGAGGTGGTCGGCCACGCTCAGGCTGGCCACACGTACGACCCGATCGAGCTGACCCGGCTGAGCCCGGAGAGCACGTACGAGGTGTTCCGACGCCGGGTGTTCGGCGCCCGCGGCGACTGCCCCGGCCGGTACAAGTCGAGGTACTACCAAGACGTGTTCCGGATCACGCGTGGCCTGCCGCTGTCGATCGTCGTCCTCGCCGGTATCCTGCGGTCCAAGGAGCTGCCCGCAGAGTGGGACGAGGTGATGGCGCAGCTGGCCCCGCCGGCGCGCGAGCAGcaaaggggcggcagcggcggcagcagcaacagCTGGCCCCGGATCATGTCGCGGGCCTTCGACGACCTGCCGCACCACCTCAAGTCGTGCTTCCTATACCTGGCGGCGATGCGGGAGAGCACCCCGGTGGACGCGCAGCGCCTGGTGCGCCTGTGGGTGGCCGAGGGGTTCGTGCGCCCGCGCCGCGGGAGCACCATGGAGGAGGTCGGGCAGGGGTACCTCAAGGAGCTCATCTCCCGGTGCATGGTGCAGCTGGTGGACAAGGACGACTTCGGCGCCGTGCTGACGGTGGTGGTGCACGACCGGCTGCACGCATTCGCGCAGGACGAGGCACAGGAGGCCAGCTTCATCGAGAGCCACGACAGCACAGACGTGCTCGCGCCGGCCACCGTGCGGCGCCTCGCCGTCCTCAACTCCACCACGGACAGGTACGTCCAGCTCAGCAACGCGCTCCCCAAGCTGCGCTCCATCATCTGCGACCTGGTGGAGGGTCGCCGAGTCAGGTCCAGCAACTTCATCCGCACCAGCGACCTGAGCTTCCTCCATGCTTCCAAGTTCCTCCGTGTCATCGACATCCAGGGACTCGAGCTCAAGAGGCTCCCAAACGAGATCGGCTCCATGATCCATTTGAG GTACCTGGGTCTCCGCTGCGGCCACCTAGAGAAGCTCCCAAGCACCATTGGCAACCTTGTCAACCTGCAGTCGCTCATCCTCGGCGGCCGCCACGTTCTGGAGGTGCCCGCCGCGTTCTGGAGGATCGCCACGCTGCGGCACGTCGTCGCGCGGTTCGCTCTGCCGAGCAGGGCCCTGGGCAACCTGCACAGCCTCCAGACGCTACATGGCGTGCAGCCCCGCGGGTGGGGCGGCGACTACAACCCGCTGGGGAAGGCCGCCAACCTCCGGTCGCTGGAGCTGGGCGAGCTGACCTCCGAGCACGCCGATGCGCTCGAGGCCGCGTTGGAGAACCTCGACCTCCTGGAGCACCTGGCGCTGCGGGGCGACCCGCTGCCGTCGAGCGTGTTCAGCGTCCCGAGCCTCCGCCGGCTGCAGAGCCTGAGGCTGATGGGCGCCATGGATGAGCCGGAGGGGCCCAGCTGCGCGGAGGACGTCCGGTACATCCGGCCGAACCTGACCAGGCTATCGATGTGGAATACCGAGGTGGGGCAGAAGTTCGTGGACATGCTGGCCGAGCTGCCGAGCCTGGCCGAGCTGACGATGATGTACGACTCATACGACGGCGATCGGCTGGCGTTCGTGGAGACTGGGTTCCCGAGCCTGCAGAAGCTAAAGCTCGGTCTACCGGAGCTGGAGGAGTGGACGGTGGCCCCGGGGTCCATGCCGGGGCTCGGCACGCTGACGCTGTGCCGGTGCGCCAGGATGCAGATGCTCCCGGAGGCGCTCGCCGGGAtgagggagctggaggaggtggtgcTGTACAGCATGCCCGACATCGTGAGCAGGATCAAGGAGGACGAAGGCCAGGATTACCACAAAGTCAAGCACGTACCCGTCATCCAGACTATATACTGA